One genomic window of Ignavibacteriota bacterium includes the following:
- a CDS encoding GAF domain-containing protein: MSEFAGLQSLMTEVDDFIANASNFSSYIFEKYKDLNWAGFYMLSGDELILGPFQGKPACIRIQLGKGVCGTAAIRRESLVVDNVHQFDGHIACDSASNSELVIPLIFNGKLFGVFDVDSPILSRFDIDICKEIETGLKFLLENSNMDKIYAYYNP; the protein is encoded by the coding sequence ATGTCTGAATTTGCGGGTCTTCAAAGTTTGATGACTGAGGTTGATGACTTCATTGCCAATGCATCGAATTTTTCGTCATATATTTTTGAAAAATACAAAGATTTAAACTGGGCTGGCTTTTATATGTTGTCAGGCGATGAATTAATTCTCGGACCATTTCAGGGAAAGCCTGCCTGTATCAGAATTCAACTCGGAAAAGGTGTTTGCGGAACTGCAGCAATAAGAAGAGAATCATTAGTCGTTGATAATGTGCATCAATTTGATGGACATATTGCTTGTGACTCAGCTTCAAATTCTGAACTTGTCATACCCTTAATTTTTAATGGTAAATTATTTGGTGTTTTTGATGTTGATAGCCCGATATTATCAAGATTCGACATTGATATATGTAAAGAGATAGAAACGGGCTTAAAATTTCTTCTTGAAAATTCAAATATGGATAAAATATATGCTTATTACAATCCTTAA